Proteins encoded in a region of the Helicobacter sp. MIT 21-1697 genome:
- a CDS encoding YciI family protein, with product MTHLFVCLVHYTKPLEEVLAKLEEHRAYLKKGYDKGILLASGPRIPKDGGIIIGKFSNKNEALSFAEADPFTQYNLAQYEILEFEPILHAQILTDFLHSSM from the coding sequence ATGACACATTTATTTGTCTGCCTTGTGCATTATACAAAGCCGCTTGAAGAAGTGCTTGCAAAGTTAGAGGAACACCGAGCTTATCTCAAAAAAGGCTATGATAAGGGTATTTTACTTGCCTCTGGTCCTAGGATTCCAAAAGATGGAGGTATTATTATTGGTAAATTTTCCAACAAAAATGAAGCTTTAAGCTTTGCTGAAGCTGACCCATTTACGCAATATAATCTTGCGCAGTATGAGATTCTTGAATTTGAGCCCATACTTCACGCACAAATACTTACAGATTTTTTGCATTCATCAATGTGA
- the thiC gene encoding phosphomethylpyrimidine synthase ThiC, giving the protein MRTQWVQQRANDKIRTQLHYAKKGMITKEMEYVANIENISPELIRQEIERGRLIIPANINHTNLEPMGIGIATRTKINSNIGSSSLASSIDEEVEKVKVSIKYGADTIMDLSTGGDLDEIRTAVIQASSVPIGTVPMYQILYDVKNDVLQLDIDTMLAVLKKQAKQGVSYFTIHCGFLLSHMPFVAKRKMGIVSRGGSLMASWMMHYHKENPFYEHFDEILKICQEYDVSLSLGDSLRPGCLADASDEAQFAELKVLGELAKRAWEADVQVMIEGPGHVPLNQIERNVELQKQYCNQAPFYVLGPLVTDIAAGYDHIASAIGACVAAWKGVAMLCYVTPKEHLGLPNAKDVREGILAYKIAAHAADIARGRIGARDRDDAMSDARYSFDWNRQFELALDPDRAREYHDEALPQEVFKDAEFCSMCGPKFCSYKISQDIFKAHAHNESEDSQPLASNQ; this is encoded by the coding sequence ATGAGAACACAATGGGTGCAACAACGCGCAAATGATAAGATTCGCACACAGCTTCATTATGCAAAAAAAGGTATGATCACAAAAGAAATGGAATATGTAGCCAATATTGAAAATATAAGCCCTGAACTTATACGACAAGAGATTGAACGTGGAAGGCTGATTATCCCAGCAAATATCAATCACACAAATCTTGAACCTATGGGAATTGGTATAGCCACACGCACTAAAATTAATTCAAATATTGGTAGTTCCTCGCTTGCAAGCTCTATTGACGAAGAAGTAGAAAAAGTCAAAGTGTCTATTAAATATGGTGCAGATACAATTATGGATTTAAGCACAGGTGGGGATTTAGATGAAATACGCACTGCAGTTATTCAAGCTTCAAGTGTGCCTATTGGAACGGTGCCAATGTATCAGATTCTCTATGATGTAAAAAATGATGTATTACAACTTGATATTGACACTATGCTTGCCGTGCTTAAAAAACAAGCCAAGCAAGGCGTGAGCTATTTCACTATTCATTGCGGATTCTTACTCTCGCATATGCCATTTGTCGCTAAGCGAAAAATGGGTATTGTCTCGCGTGGCGGTAGTCTTATGGCAAGCTGGATGATGCACTATCATAAAGAAAATCCATTCTATGAGCATTTTGATGAGATTCTTAAAATTTGCCAAGAATACGATGTATCTCTCTCACTTGGAGATTCTTTGCGTCCGGGCTGTTTGGCTGATGCAAGCGATGAGGCGCAATTTGCTGAACTTAAAGTATTGGGAGAGCTTGCCAAAAGAGCGTGGGAAGCCGATGTGCAAGTAATGATAGAAGGACCCGGACACGTGCCACTTAATCAAATTGAACGCAATGTTGAACTTCAAAAGCAATATTGTAATCAAGCGCCTTTTTATGTGCTAGGACCCTTAGTTACAGATATTGCGGCAGGATATGACCATATTGCAAGTGCTATTGGAGCGTGTGTCGCGGCGTGGAAAGGTGTGGCTATGCTTTGCTATGTAACACCAAAGGAACATCTAGGCTTACCTAATGCTAAAGATGTGCGAGAGGGTATTTTAGCCTATAAAATCGCTGCGCACGCTGCAGATATTGCTCGTGGGCGCATAGGTGCGCGTGATAGAGATGATGCAATGAGCGATGCAAGATATAGCTTTGATTGGAATAGGCAGTTTGAACTCGCCCTAGACCCAGATAGGGCGCGTGAATACCACGATGAAGCCTTGCCTCAAGAAGTATTTAAAGATGCAGAGTTTTGCTCAATGTGTGGTCCAAAATTTTGTAGCTATAAAATTTCACAAGATATTTTCAAAGCCCACGCTCATAACGAATCTGAAGATTCTCAACCTCTAGCATCAAATCAATAA
- a CDS encoding bifunctional 2-C-methyl-D-erythritol 4-phosphate cytidylyltransferase/2-C-methyl-D-erythritol 2,4-cyclodiphosphate synthase, with product MVLDNVSLIMMAAGDSTRFCASNAQNFRCKKQWLRVGEEPLWLVATHNLTRHFSFKQVILTASSQDCGYMQNISPYKVVQGGQTRCQSLRNALKYIDTPLVLVSDVARWDSSDSVIKAMLATLDENVACVVPFVGVADTSFYEGEYLKRENIKLIQTPQLSRVEDLREALKDTNKDFSDESSALYAFGKKIAFVQGSTLMNKLTFDSDLKAHITRLSPPSKKIFVGNGIDVHQFEEGKQMWLGGVQIESAFGFKAHSDGDVALHALSDAILGAIGGGDIGEWFPDIDETYKNADSKMMLDNIYTFAQSVGYELYNADISIIAQTPKIAPYKNAMRECIAHILRVPNSRINIKATTTERLGFIGRKEGICVEVCVSMGFADWHTPIQNLC from the coding sequence TTGGTTTTGGATAATGTTTCACTTATTATGATGGCAGCAGGAGATTCTACAAGATTTTGTGCTTCAAATGCACAGAACTTTAGATGCAAAAAGCAATGGTTGCGTGTGGGGGAAGAGCCATTATGGCTTGTGGCTACGCACAATCTTACGCGTCATTTTTCTTTTAAACAAGTGATTTTGACTGCTTCAAGCCAAGATTGTGGTTATATGCAAAATATAAGTCCTTATAAAGTTGTGCAAGGTGGGCAAACGCGCTGTCAATCCCTTAGAAATGCCCTTAAATATATTGATACACCCCTTGTTCTTGTAAGTGATGTGGCACGATGGGATAGTTCAGATTCTGTCATTAAGGCAATGTTGGCTACACTTGATGAAAATGTAGCCTGTGTTGTGCCTTTTGTCGGGGTGGCAGATACGAGTTTTTATGAGGGGGAATATCTTAAGCGTGAGAATATTAAACTCATACAAACGCCGCAGTTAAGTAGAGTAGAGGATTTGAGGGAAGCCCTTAAAGATACAAACAAAGATTTTAGCGATGAAAGCTCTGCTTTGTATGCATTTGGTAAAAAAATTGCTTTTGTGCAAGGAAGCACATTAATGAATAAATTGACTTTTGATAGTGATTTGAAGGCGCATATTACGCGTTTGTCTCCACCTTCAAAAAAGATTTTTGTCGGCAATGGCATAGATGTGCATCAATTTGAAGAAGGTAAGCAAATGTGGCTTGGCGGGGTACAAATAGAATCTGCATTTGGATTTAAAGCTCATAGTGATGGTGATGTGGCACTACACGCTTTAAGTGATGCGATTTTGGGAGCTATCGGCGGAGGCGATATAGGGGAGTGGTTTCCCGATATAGATGAGACATATAAAAATGCAGATTCCAAAATGATGCTAGATAACATTTATACTTTTGCCCAAAGTGTGGGCTATGAACTTTATAATGCAGATATAAGTATCATAGCGCAAACGCCTAAAATTGCTCCCTATAAGAATGCAATGCGTGAATGTATAGCCCATATTTTGAGAGTGCCAAACTCACGTATTAATATTAAGGCAACTACAACAGAGAGATTAGGCTTTATAGGGCGTAAGGAGGGTATATGCGTAGAGGTGTGTGTAAGTATGGGGTTTGCAGATTGGCATACACCTATACAAAATTTATGTTAA